Below is a window of Culturomica massiliensis DNA.
GCTTTCTATCTCTATATTTTTAATTACTTTCCATGTTTCGTCTAACTCTCCCTGCTTTTCTTTTTGAGCAATCAATAATACCGGAGATATATTTCTTTTATTCAAAATTTTCAGTAAAGGATTAGACAGTTTTTCTTCGCTTAATGTCTTATCTAAAATATAACCCAATCGTTGGATTACAGGAGTATTTGGATATCTTTTTGCTGTTCTATAGAGTGTTGTTGCTTTCATCGCTTGGACTAGCTCTTGTAAAAGAGTAACAGTTCTATTCATCCCTATTTTATCGACGTAGGCTAGTAAATCCAATGCAGTCAATTCAGGAGAAGAAACATTGAGATAACCGACGTCGGTTGTTTTTTGAACAATATCATCTTGCTCCCATGAGTTTTTTGAAAAAAAGGAGATCTTCAATTTTTTATTATTAATACTCCTGGGGGCCGGGGTTTTTGCTATTACAAAGTATTCCATCGGTTGTTGATGTGCTGCCCCATACAAAGCTGCCGCAGACAATAAAGCTACATAATAAGGTTTACTCAAGGACTTCATCAGGTCATCGATAAACAAATATGGAGGGAGCATTCCCTGATTTGAATAATTAGGTGGAATGATCACATAAAAGCCTTTTCGTATTTGAGCTATCTGTTTCTTGGTTTTATATCTATACAAACCTTGCAGCAATGTTTTTTTAGACGACTTGAAATGATTACATACTTCTTCAAATGTAAAGGCATAACGTCCTTGGGATTGCAGTTCGACAAAGAACTGATCCCATTTATTACTTCTATCTAATTTCAAATTATCCATAAATCACATTTGCAAAACACTACGCAATCTGTAGTTGTTTGCAAATATAGATAATTTATCTGATTTTTTTAGTGTTGGCGCATAAAAATGGGGTTACAAAAGCTAAAAAATATCTCAATATAATTGTGAACTAAACTTGAAACATATTTTTTTGTACTCAAAAGGCGTTCTTCACTTCAATAGCGGTTACTTTTCCTGTTCGCTTTAAAATGTCCCTGTAATGCACATGTATGGAGAGATTAATTTTATTAATCTCTCTGTTAAGTTCAACGGCAACACGGCTTTTGCCGATTGCCCGACCTGATTTTACACTCCAAAGTCGTTCTTCGATTTTCAGTTTTGAGCCGAATTGGGCGATGGTATTACTAATGATGATTTTCCCGACAATCGGATAAACGGCATCGGGATTTGTTTCTGTTCTCTCCGTGTTACCCTCTCGTTTGAGG
It encodes the following:
- a CDS encoding type IV toxin-antitoxin system AbiEi family antitoxin domain-containing protein, which translates into the protein MDNLKLDRSNKWDQFFVELQSQGRYAFTFEEVCNHFKSSKKTLLQGLYRYKTKKQIAQIRKGFYVIIPPNYSNQGMLPPYLFIDDLMKSLSKPYYVALLSAAALYGAAHQQPMEYFVIAKTPAPRSINNKKLKISFFSKNSWEQDDIVQKTTDVGYLNVSSPELTALDLLAYVDKIGMNRTVTLLQELVQAMKATTLYRTAKRYPNTPVIQRLGYILDKTLSEEKLSNPLLKILNKRNISPVLLIAQKEKQGELDETWKVIKNIEIESDL